A genome region from Magnolia sinica isolate HGM2019 chromosome 8, MsV1, whole genome shotgun sequence includes the following:
- the LOC131252997 gene encoding uncharacterized protein LOC131252997, translating to MAWFRSASKIAKLAIRRNLAQSASSYSTAPRRITPAPWPLSHHRQLHSTVLRPKAQASTAPVPRPVPLSRLTDSFLDGTSSVYLEELQRAWEADPDSVDESWDNFFRNFVGQAATSPGISGQTIQESMRLLLLVRAYQVNGHMKAKLDPLGLEEREIPDDLDLALYGFTEADLDREFFLGVWRMAGFLSENRPVQTLRAILNRLEQAYCGTIGYEYMHIADREKCNWLRDKIETVIPRKYNYERREVILDRLIWSTHFENFLATKWTAAKRFGLEGAETLIPGMKEMFDRSADLGVQSIVIGMSHRGRLNVLGNVVRKPLRQIFSEFSGGTKPVDGEVGLYTGTGDVKYHLGTSYDRPTRGGNRIHLSLVANPSHLEAVDPVVVGKTRAKQYYSNDVDRTKNLAVLIHGDGSFAGQGVVYETLHLSALPNYTTGGTIHMVVNNQVAFTTDPRAGRSSQYCTDVAKALNAPIFHVNGDDMEAVVHVCELAAEWRQTFHSDVVVDIVCYRRFGHNEIDEPSFTQPKMYQVIRNHPRAIDIYENQLQESGQITKEEIEKMHNKVNSILNEEFMNSKDYVPRRRDWLSAYWTGFKSPEQLSRVRNTGVKPEILKNVGKAITTFPENFKPHRAVKKIFEQRAQMIETGEGIDWAVGEALAFATLLVEGNHVRLSGQDVERGTFSHRHAVVHDQETGEQYCPLDHLISNQDEEMFTVSNSSLSEFAVLGFELGYSMENPNSLIVWEAQFGDFSNGAQVMFDQFLSSGESKWLRQTGLVVLLPHGYDGQGPEHSSARLERFLQMSDDNPYVIPEMDPTLRTQIQECNWQVVNVTTPANYFHVLRRQIHREFRKPLIVMAPKNLLRHKDCKSNLSEFDDVQGHPGFDKQGTRFKRLIKDQNDHSDLEEGIRRLVLCSGKVYYEIDEERKKGDAKDVAICRVEQLCPFPYDLIQRELKRYPKAEVVWCQEEPMNMGGYTYIAPRLCTAMKALGRGTMDDIKYVGRAPSAATATGFYSVHLQEQTDLIQKAIQRDPINPST from the exons ATGGCCTGGTTCCGATCCGCTTCGAAAATCGCGAAACTCGCCATCCGGCGCAATTTAGCGCAGTCCGCCTCATCGTACTCCACCGCGCCACGGAGAATTACCCCGGCACCGTGGCCACTGTCGCACCATCGCCAGCTCCATTCGACGGTCCTGCGCCCGAAGGCGCAGGCCTCCACCGCCCCAGTCCCACGCCCTGTCCCACTCTCCCGCCTCACTGACAGCTTCCTTGATGGAACCAGCAGTGTCTATCTCGAAGAGCTGCAGCGGGCCTGGGAAGCAGACCCCGACAGCGTCGATGAGTCGTGGGACAACTTCTTCCGGAACTTCGTTGGGCAGGCTGCTACATCGCCCGGCATTTCTGGGCAGACGATCCAAGAGAGCATGCGGCTGCTGCTCCTCGTGCGGGCGTACCAGGTCAATGGTCACATGAAGGCCAAGCTCGATCCGTTGGGGTTGGAGGAGCGTGAGATCCCCGATGATCTTGATCTTGCTCTCTACGGGTTCACGGAGGCGGATCTTGACCGTGAATTCTTTCTCGGGGTGTGGCGGATGGCTGGGTTCTTGTCTGAGAACCGACCCGTTCAAACCCTTCGGGCCATCCTCAACCGCCTCGAGCAGGCATATTGTGGGACAATTGGGTATGAGTATATGCACATTGCTGATCGCGAGAAGTGCAATTGGTTGAGGGACAAGATTGAGACGGTGATTCCGAGGAAGTACAATTACGAGCGTCGGGAGGTCATCTTGGATAGGCTCATCTGGAGCACGCATTTTGAGAACTTCTTGGCCACGAAATGGACAGCTGCAAAGCGGTTTGGGCTCGAAGGTGCAGAGACGTTGATTCCTGGGATGAAGGAGATGTTTGACCGGTCAGCTGATCTTGGTGTCCAAAGCATCGTGATTGGGATGTCGCATAGAGGGAGATTGAATGTGTTGGGTAATGTTGTGAGGAAGCCATTGCGTCAGATCTTCAGTGAGTTTAGTGGCGGGACCAAGCCGGTCGATGGGGAAGTTGGGTTGTATACGGGGACGGGTGATGTGAAGTACCATCTGGGCACTTCTTATGATCGGCCCACTAGGGGTGGGAATAGGATACATTTGTCGTTGGTGGCGAACCCAAGTCACTTGGAGGCCGTTGATCCAGTTGTGGTCGGTAAGACTCGGGCAAAGCAGTATTACTCAAATGATGTAGATAGGACGAAGAATCTGGCCGTCTTGATTCACGGTGATGGAAGTTTTGCGGGCCAGGGTGTCGTGTACGAGACCTTGCATCTGAGTGCACTTCCGAATTATACGACCGGTGGGACGATCCACATGGTTGTTAACAACCAAGTGGCATTCACGACCGACCCAAGGGCTGGGAGATCTTCGCAGTATTGTACTGATGTAGCTAAGGCCTTGAACGCGCCGATCTTCCATGTGAATGGTGATGATATGGAAGCAGTGGTCCATGTTTGTGAGCTTGCAGCTGAGTGGCGGCAGACGTTCCATTCAGATGTGGTGGTTGACATAGTGTGTTACCGTCGGTTTGGGCACAACGAAATTGACGAGCCGTCTTTCACGCAACCGAAAATGTATCAG GTCATTCGAAATCATCCGCGTGCTATTGACATTTATGAAAACCAACTTCAAGAATCAGGGCAGATCACGAAGGAAGAAATCGAAAAGATGCACAACAAAGTGAATTCCATTCTCAATGAGGAGTTTATGAACAGCAAAGATTATGTTCCAAGAAGAAGGGATTGGCTTTCGGCTTATTGGACTGGATTTAAATCCCCTGAGCAGCTCTCGCGTGTTCGAAATACCGG GGTGAAACCAGAGATACTGAAAAATGTTGGTAAAGCTATCACGACTTTTCCAGAAAATTTCAAGCCTCACAGAgcagtcaagaagatttttgaGCAGCGTGCTCAGATGATCGAAACCGGGGAGGGCATTGACTGGGCAGTTGGTGAAGCACTTGCTTTTGCTACACTGCTAGTGGAAGGTAACCATGTTAGGCTGAGTGGTCAGGATGTTGAAAGAGGCACATTTAGTCATCGACATGCCGTGGTTCATGATCAGGAAACTGGGGAGCAGTACTGCCCGCTTGATCATCTTATCAGCAACCAAGATGAAGAAATGTTTACTGTCAGCAACAG TTCTCTGTCAGAGTTTGCTGTCCTTGGATTCGAGTTGGGTTATTCAATGGAAAATCCAAATTCATTGATTGTGTGGGAAGCTCAGTTTGGAGATTTTTCAAATGGTGCTCAAGTGATGTTTGATCAGTTTTTGAGTAGTGGGGAGTCAAAGTGGCTGCGCCAAACTGGGCTTGTTGTGCTACTTCCTCATGGTTATGATGGTCAGGGCCCTGAACATTCAAGTGCTAGGTTGGAGCGTTTCCTTCAG ATGAGTGATGACAATCCTTATGTCATTCCTGAGATGGATCCAACTCTTCGCACACAGATCCAGGAATGCAATTGGCAGGTTGTTAATGTCACAACCCCTGCAAACTATTTCCATGTTCTTCGTCGCCAG ATTCACAGGGAATTCCGTAAACCGCTGATCGTGATGGCTCCTAAGAATTTGCTTCGGCACAAGGACTGCAAGTCAAACCTATCTGAATTCGATGACGTCCAAGGTCATCCCGGATTTGACAAGCAAGGGACCCGGTTCAAACGGCTTATAAAGGACCAGAATGACCACTCTGATCTTGAGGAGGGTATCAGGCGCCTGGTTTTGTGCTCTGGAAAG GTTTATTATGAGATTGACGAAGAACGGAAGAAGGGCGATGCAAAGGATGTTGCTATATGCAGAGTCGAGCAACTTTGCCCCTTCCCGTATGACCTTATCCAGCGAGAGCTGAAACGATATCCAA AGGCAGAGGTCGTCTGGTGTCAGGAAGAACCCATGAACATGGGTGGGTACACTTACATTGCTCCTCGCCTCTGCACTGCCATGAAGGCACTGGGCAGAGGGACCATGGACGACATCAAATACGTGGGGCGGGCACCATCTGCTGCCACGGCCACTGGTTTCTATTCAGTCCACTTGCAAGAGCAAACGGATCTTATTCAGAAGGCGATACAGCGGGACCCCATCAACCCTTCAACTTGA